The following coding sequences are from one Canis lupus baileyi chromosome 19, mCanLup2.hap1, whole genome shotgun sequence window:
- the SLC1A6 gene encoding excitatory amino acid transporter 4, protein MSSHGNSLFLRESGQRLGRVGWLQRLQESLQQRALRTRLRLQTMTREHVLRFLRRNAFILLTVSAVVIGVSLAFALRPYQLTYRQIKYFSFPGELLMRMLQMLVLPLIVSSLVTGMASLDNKATGRMGMRAAVYYMVTTVIAVFIGILMVTIIHPGKGSKEGLHREGRIETIPTADAFMDLVRNMFPPNLVEACFKQFKTQYSTRLVTRTIVRTENGSELGTSMPPPSSMDNGTSLLENVTWALGTLQEVLSFEETVPVPGSANGINALGLVVFSVAFGLVIGGMKHKGRVLRDFFDSLNEAIMRMVGIIIWYAPVGILFLIAGKILEMEDMAVLGGQLGMYTLTVIVGLFLHAGGVLPLIYFLITHRNPFPFIGGVLQALITAMGTSSSSATLPITFRCLEEGLGVDRRITRFVLPVGATVNMDGTALYEALAAIFIAQVNNYELNLGQITTISITATAASVGAAGIPQAGLVTMVIVLTSVGLPTEDITLIIAVDWFLDRLRTMTNVLGDSIGAAVIEHLSQRELELQEAELTLPSLGKPYKSLMAQEKGASRGRGGNESAM, encoded by the exons ATGAGCAGCCACGGGAACAGCCTGTTCCTGCGGGAGAGTGGCCAGCGGCTGGGCCGGGTGGGCTGGCTGCAGCGGCTGCAGGAGAGTCTGCAGCAGAGAGCGCTGCGCACGCGCCTGCGCCTGCAGACCATGACTCGGGAGCACGTGCTGCGCTTCCTGCGCCGGAACGCCTTCATCCTGCTGACCGTCAGTGCTGTGGTCATTG GGGTCAGTCTGGCCTTTGCCCTGCGACCGTACCAGCTTACCTACCGCCAGATCAAGTACTTCTCTTTTCCTGGAGAACTTCTCATGAGGATGCTGCAGATGCTGGTGTTGCCACTCATTGTCTCCAGCCTGGTCACAG GTATGGCATCCCTGGATAACAAGGCAACAGGGCGGATGGGGATGCGGGCAGCTGTGTACTACATGGTGACCACGGTCATTGCTGTCTTCATTGGCATCCTCATGGTCACCATCATCCATCCTGGGAAGGGCTCCAAGGAGGGGCTGCACCGCGAGGGCCGTATTGAGACCATACCCACAGCCGATGCCTTCATGGACCTGGTCAG AAATATGTTTCCGCCCAACCTGGTGGAGGCCTGCTTCAAACAG TTCAAGACGCAGTATAGCACGAGGTTGGTAACCAGGACCATAGTGAGAACAGAGAACGGATCCGAGCTGGGCACTTCCATGCCTCCTCCATCTTCAATGGACAATGGAACCAGCCTCCTGGAAAATGTCACCTGGGCCTTGGGCACCCTGCAGGAGGTGCTGAGCTTCGAGGAGACTGTGCCTGTGCCTGGCTCAGCCAATGGCATCAATGCCCTGGGCCTTGTTGTCTTCTCTGTGGCCTTTGGGCTGGTCATTGGTGGCATGAAACACAAGGGCCGAGTCCTGCGGGATTTCTTTGACAGCCTCAATGAGGCTATTATGAGGATGGTGGGCATCATTATCTG GTATGCACCTGTGGGCATCCTGTTCCTGATCGCTGGGAAGATCCTAGAGATGGAGGATATGGCTGTCCTGGGGGGTCAGCTGGGCATGTACACCCTGACTGTCATTGTGGGCTTGTTCCTCCATGCCGGTGGTGTCCTGCCCCTCATCTACTTCCTCATCACCCACCGGAATCCTTTCCCCTTCATCGGGGGTGTACTGCAGGCCCTCATCACTGCCATGGGCACGTCTTCCAG CTCTGCAACACTGCCCATCACCTTCCGCTGCCTGGAGGAGGGCCTGGGTGTGGACCGACGCATCACCAGGTTCGTGCTGCCTGTGGGGGCCACTGTCAATATGGACGGGACTGCCTTGTATGAGGCCCTGGCCGCCATCTTCATTGCCCAAGTCAACAACTATGAACTCAACCTGGGCCAGATCACGACCATCAG TATCACAGCGACAGCAGCCAGCGTTGGGGCTGCTGGCATCCCCCAGGCAGGTCTGGTCACCATGGTCATTGTGCTCACATCGGTCGGCCTGCCCACTGAAGACATCACACTGATCATAGCTGTGGACTGGTTCCT TGACCGACTTCGTACAATGACCAATGTCCTGGGGGACTCTATTGGAGCAGCCGTCATTGAGCATTTGTCTCAGCGAGAGCTGGAGCTGCAGGAGGCCGAGCTCACCCTCCCCAGCCTGGGGAAACCCTACAAGTCACTCATGGCACAAGAGAAGGGGGCGTCCAGGGGACGGGGAGGCAATGAGAGTGCCATGTGA
- the TEKTL1 gene encoding tektin-like protein 1 has translation MPVLIPPAERRQDTRVGAPAWREVAKAMTQKAHHLTDRCGQEAVTMWQPKDSVRDPHVARHLCRAAYILPWRFRVEMLKGGSTVEKPPPGEGVTLWKGKMKPPAWHARLPLPMHRDARALQTAEVVHAHARGARLAAARLCRAQHRINGQLRLLLRQREATDRRLSEVRKGLLINQQSCKLRGYRPKSEKVPDKADSMLTWEREELQSMKRKMEKDMEKSEALLKALASCRDTLAFCCKDRLQAVDLMNQPLDKVLEQAGRHSWVNLSRVPSPRTQGQKTPPPDPVGTYTPECATALYEAKRLLMESKDTLLEMAKNEEAIQEQQQLISDRVCASLAQKMRETLELKERMNMTLGLMRGTIHRCTKFNQEMYITRGLIKGPLSKSHLETREKLDRPLVRVYQRHVGTQLPEASRLAQGTDKLQRHISHVEKNLKELLATHKNLTGSLNCKKTGYEVDYNVVRLRLRQRHPHVCYEQAQRLVNDWDPRTPPRVESDAAAK, from the exons ATGCCCGTGTTGATACCCCCAGCGGAGCGCCGCCAGGACACGCGCGTAGGGGCTCCCGCATGGCGCGAGGTGGCCAAAGCCATGACGCAGAAGGCGCACCACCTGACCGACCGCTGCGGGCAGGAGGCAGTGACCATGTGGCAACCCAAGGACAGCGTGAGGGACCCGCACGTGGCGCGCCACCTCTGCCGCGCTGCCTACATCCTGCCCTGGCGCTTCCGCGTGGAGATGCTCAAGGGCGGCAGCACCGTGGAGAAGCCGCCGCCGGGCGAGGGCGTCACGCTGTGGAAAGGCAAGATGAAGCCCCCCGCCTGGCACGCCCGCCTGCCGCTGCCCATGCACCGCGACGCTCGCGCCCTGCAGACCGCAGAGGTGGTGCACGCGCACGCGCGAGGGGCCCGCCTCGCAGCCGCCCGCCTGTGCCGCGCGCAGCACCGGATCAATGGGCAGCTGCGGCTGCTGCTTCGCCAGCGGGAAGCTACGGACCGCAGGCTCAGCGAGGTGCGCAAAGGCCTGCTCATTAACCAGCAGAGCTGCAAGCTTCGGGGCTACAGGCCCAAGTCTGAGAAG GTCCCTGACAAAGCTGACAGCATGCTCacctgggagagggaggagctacAGAGCATgaagaggaagatggaaaaagatatggaaaaatcaGAGGCCCTGCTCAAG GCCCTGGCCTCCTGTCGTGACACTCTGGCCTTCTGCTGTAAGGACAGGCTCCAAGCTGTGGACCTAATGAACCAGCCGCTGGATAAGGTTCTGGAGCAGGCTGGCCGCCACTCCTGGGTGAACCTGTCCCGCGTTCCTTCCCCCCGCACTCAGGGCCAGAAAACGCCACCCCCCGACCCTGTGGGCACCTATACCCCAG AGTGCGCCACGGCGCTGTACGAAGCCAAGCGACTGCTGATGGAGTCCAAGGACACCTTGCTAGAAATGGCAAAGAACGAGGAGGCCATCCAGGAGCAACAACAACTGATAAGCGATCGAGTGTGCGCCTCGCTGGCGCAGAAGATGCGTGAGACCTTGGAGCTGAAG GAAAGAATGAATATGACCTTAGGACTCATGAGGGGAACTATCCATCGGTGCACGAAATTCAACCAGGAAATGTACATCACTCGGGGCCTCATCAAG GGTCCTCTGTCAAAAAGTCACCTGGAGACTCGAGAGAAACTGGATAGACCTCTGGTTCGGGTGTACCAGAGACACGTGGGCACCCAGCTGCCCGAAGCCTCGCGCCTCGCTCAG GGTACTGACAAGCTGCAGCGCCACATCTCGCACGTGGAAAAAAACCTGAAGGAGCTGCTCGCCACGCACAAGAACCTCACCGGGAGCCTCAACTGCAAGAAGACCGGGTATGAAGTGGACTACAATGTGGTGCGCCTGCGCCTCCGCCAGCGGCACCCGCACGTGTGCTACGAGCAGGCGCAGCGTCTGGTCAACGACTGGGATCCGCGCACGCCTCCGCGCGTCGAGTCGGATGCTGCAGCGAAATGa